In a single window of the Acinetobacter sp. CS-2 genome:
- the dmeF gene encoding CDF family Co(II)/Ni(II) efflux transporter DmeF — protein MQDAPLTRTHSHQFDEGNPLAQKRILLATILTAVMMLLEVIGGWIYNSMALLADGWHMSSHMLALGLAYFAYRSARRYAQDHRFSFGTWKIEILAGYSSAILLMVVAVFMAFQSIERLLNPVDILYNQAIPIAILGLVINLICAWLLHDDHHHHHHHHDHENEHTHTEHDLNQKAAFMHVVADAVTSVFAIIALFAAKYLNWTFLDAALGIIGSILVAKWAWGLIQETGKTLLDAEMDHPVVEEIREVIAEFPLVEITDLHVWKVGKGKFSCILALATDFNLNADQIRAALSIHEEIVHVSVEINPR, from the coding sequence ATGCAAGACGCCCCATTGACCCGAACCCATAGTCATCAGTTTGATGAAGGCAACCCGCTCGCACAAAAACGCATTTTATTGGCGACCATTCTAACGGCAGTGATGATGTTATTAGAAGTGATTGGTGGCTGGATTTACAACTCTATGGCCTTGCTGGCCGATGGCTGGCACATGAGTTCGCATATGCTGGCGCTGGGACTGGCTTATTTTGCTTACCGTTCTGCACGTCGTTATGCGCAGGATCATCGTTTTAGTTTTGGCACCTGGAAAATTGAAATTTTGGCAGGCTATAGCAGCGCCATCTTGTTGATGGTGGTGGCGGTGTTTATGGCCTTTCAATCGATTGAACGACTGCTCAACCCGGTTGATATTCTTTATAATCAAGCCATTCCGATTGCAATATTGGGCCTGGTGATTAATTTAATCTGCGCATGGTTACTGCATGATGATCACCATCACCATCACCATCACCATGATCATGAAAATGAGCATACTCATACCGAGCATGACTTAAACCAGAAAGCCGCTTTTATGCATGTGGTTGCCGATGCTGTGACTTCAGTTTTTGCCATTATTGCCCTGTTTGCTGCCAAGTATTTGAATTGGACTTTTCTGGATGCTGCACTGGGCATCATCGGATCCATTCTGGTGGCGAAATGGGCTTGGGGCCTCATTCAAGAAACTGGAAAAACCTTACTGGATGCAGAAATGGATCATCCGGTCGTAGAGGAAATTCGCGAGGTGATTGCAGAATTTCCTCTAGTAGAAATTACTGACCTGCATGTCTGGAAAGTCGGCAAAGGTAAATTCTCCTGCATTTTAGCTTTAGCCACCGATTTCAATTTGAATGCAGACCAGATTCGTGCAGCCTTGTCCATTCATGAGGAAATCGTACATGTTTCGGTAGAAATTAATCCACGCTAA
- a CDS encoding metal/formaldehyde-sensitive transcriptional repressor, with amino-acid sequence MGHLYQDKKIQNRVKRLQGQINAVDLALNTPDASCIQILQQAAAIKGAVNGLINELIEAHLRHHVIGEQTAINETELEEFLKLLKRYS; translated from the coding sequence TTGGGTCATTTATATCAGGACAAGAAAATTCAGAATCGGGTCAAACGTTTACAAGGTCAGATTAATGCAGTGGATCTGGCTTTAAATACACCTGATGCTTCATGTATTCAAATATTGCAGCAGGCTGCCGCGATTAAAGGTGCGGTGAATGGTCTGATAAATGAGCTTATTGAAGCACATTTGCGTCATCACGTGATTGGAGAACAGACAGCAATTAATGAAACAGAACTGGAAGAATTTCTTAAATTATTAAAGCGTTATAGCTAA